A window of the Equus przewalskii isolate Varuska chromosome 10, EquPr2, whole genome shotgun sequence genome harbors these coding sequences:
- the NCBP3 gene encoding nuclear cap-binding protein subunit 3 isoform X5, whose protein sequence is MMKKAIPKVRLETIYICGVDEMSTQDIFSYFKEYPPAHIEWLDDTSCNVVWLDEMTATRALINMSSLPALDKIRSRDANEDKSSEKSKKDKQEDSSDDDEAEEGEVEDENSSDVELDTLSQVEEESLLRNDLRPANKLAKGNRLFMRFATKDDKKELGAARRSQYYMKYGNPNYGGMKGILSNSWKRRYHSRRIQRDVIKKRALIGDDVGLTSYKHRHSGLVNVPEEPIEEEEEEEEEEEDQDMDADDRVVVEYHEELPALKQTRERSTSRRSSASSSDSDEMDYDLELKMISTPSPKKSMKMTMYADEVESQLKNIRNSMRADTISTSNIKNRIGNKLLPEKFADVRHLLDEKRQHTRPRPPGSSAKSDIRQRLGKRPYSPEKAFSSNPVVRREPFSDVHSRLGVPRQDIKGLYSDTREKKSGSLWTRLGSAPKTKEKNMKKVDPRAPGTEEDDSELQRAWGALIKEKEQSRQKKSRCYQHPFPKKSQFPGAYWTAFEGEDEGSCQLTLPGP, encoded by the exons CAATCCCCAAAGTGAGACTGGAGACAATCTACATTTGTGGAGTAGATGAGATGAGTACCCAGGatatcttttcctattttaaagaatATCCTCCAGCTCACATTGAATGGTTGGATGATACCTCCT gtaaTGTGGTTTGGCTGGATGAAATGACAGCCACACGAGCCCTTATCAATATGAGCTCTCTGCCCGCCCTGGATAAGATAAGAAGCAGGGATGCCAATGAGGACAAGTCAtctgagaaaagtaaaaaag ACAAGCAGGAAGACAGTTCAGATGATGATGAGGCTGAAGAAGGAGAAGTTGAAGATGAGAACTCAAGTGATGTAGAG TTGGACACGTTGTCTCAGGTAGAGGAAGAATCTTTGCTAAGAAACGATCTCCGTCCAGCTAACAAACTCGCCAAAGGAAATAGGTTGTTCATGAGATTTGCTACGAAAG atGACAAAAAGGAACTTGGAGCAGCCAGAAGAAGTCAGTATTACATGAAATATGGGAATCCAAATTATGGAGGCATGAAAGGAATTCTTAGTAATTCTTG GAAGCGAAGATATCATTCCCGTCGCATTCAGCGGGATGTGATCAAGAAGAGAGCCCTGATTGGGGATGACGTTGGCTTGACGTCCTATAAACACCGACATTCCG GACTAGTGAATGTTCCTGAGGAACCtatagaagaggaggaagaggaagaggaggaggaggaggaccaggACATGGATGCAGATGACAGGGTGGTGGTAGAGTACCATGAGGAACTCCCTGCTCTCAAGCAGACCCGGGAGCGGAGCACGTCTAGGCGGTCCAGTGCCAGCAGCTCAGACTCTGATGAGATGGACTATGATCTAGAACTGAAAATGATTTCCACTCCTTCACCAAAGAAGAGCATGAAAATGACTATGTATGCTGATGAAGTGGAATCTCAGTTGAAAAATattag aaactctatGAGGGCAGATACTATATCCACAAGCAATATCAAAAACCGAATTGGTAACAAATTGCTGCCTGAGAAATTTGCAGATGTCCGACATTTGTTAGATGAAAAACGTCAGCACACACGTCCGCGGCCACCAGGCAGCAGTGCTAAATCAG ataTACGCCAGCGATTAGGAAAAAGACCATATTCTCCGGAAAAGGCTTTTAGTAGTAACCCTGTTGTTCGGAGAGAGCCCTTTTCTGATGTACATAGTAGGCTAGGTGTTCCCAGGCAAGACATTAAAGGCCTCTACTCTGATACTCGGGAGAAGAAATCAG GTAGTTTATGGACTCGCTTAGGATCTGCACCCAAGAccaaagaaaagaacatgaagaAAGTGGATCCCAGGGCGCCTGGCACTGAGGAAGATGACTCTGAGCTGCAAAGGGCATGGGGGGCTCTGATtaaggagaaagaacagtctcGCCAAAAGAAGAGCCG CTGTTACCAGCACCCTTTTCCCAAGAAAAGTCAATTCCCAGGTGCTTATTGGACAGCCTTCGAGGGGGAAGATGAGGGAAGCTGCCAGCTCACCCTTCCAGGACCCTAG
- the NCBP3 gene encoding nuclear cap-binding protein subunit 3 isoform X6 yields the protein MMKKAIPKVRLETIYICGVDEMSTQDIFSYFKEYPPAHIEWLDDTSCNVVWLDEMTATRALINMSSLPALDKIRSRDANEDKSSEKSKKDKQEDSSDDDEAEEGEVEDENSSDVELDTLSQVEEESLLRNDLRPANKLAKGNRLFMRFATKDDKKELGAARRSQYYMKYGNPNYGGMKGILSNSWKRRYHSRRIQRDVIKKRALIGDDVGLTSYKHRHSGLVNVPEEPIEEEEEEEEEEEDQDMDADDRVVVEYHEELPALKQTRERSTSRRSSASSSDSDEMDYDLELKMISTPSPKKSMKMTMYADEVESQLKNIRNSMRADTISTSNIKNRIGNKLLPEKFADVRHLLDEKRQHTRPRPPGSSAKSDIRQRLGKRPYSPEKAFSSNPVVRREPFSDVHSRLGVPRQDIKGLYSDTREKKSGCLWTRLGSAPKTKEKNMKKVDPRAPGTEEDDSELQRAWGALIKEKEQSRQKKSRCYQHPFPKKSQFPGAYWTAFEGEDEGSCQLTLPGP from the exons CAATCCCCAAAGTGAGACTGGAGACAATCTACATTTGTGGAGTAGATGAGATGAGTACCCAGGatatcttttcctattttaaagaatATCCTCCAGCTCACATTGAATGGTTGGATGATACCTCCT gtaaTGTGGTTTGGCTGGATGAAATGACAGCCACACGAGCCCTTATCAATATGAGCTCTCTGCCCGCCCTGGATAAGATAAGAAGCAGGGATGCCAATGAGGACAAGTCAtctgagaaaagtaaaaaag ACAAGCAGGAAGACAGTTCAGATGATGATGAGGCTGAAGAAGGAGAAGTTGAAGATGAGAACTCAAGTGATGTAGAG TTGGACACGTTGTCTCAGGTAGAGGAAGAATCTTTGCTAAGAAACGATCTCCGTCCAGCTAACAAACTCGCCAAAGGAAATAGGTTGTTCATGAGATTTGCTACGAAAG atGACAAAAAGGAACTTGGAGCAGCCAGAAGAAGTCAGTATTACATGAAATATGGGAATCCAAATTATGGAGGCATGAAAGGAATTCTTAGTAATTCTTG GAAGCGAAGATATCATTCCCGTCGCATTCAGCGGGATGTGATCAAGAAGAGAGCCCTGATTGGGGATGACGTTGGCTTGACGTCCTATAAACACCGACATTCCG GACTAGTGAATGTTCCTGAGGAACCtatagaagaggaggaagaggaagaggaggaggaggaggaccaggACATGGATGCAGATGACAGGGTGGTGGTAGAGTACCATGAGGAACTCCCTGCTCTCAAGCAGACCCGGGAGCGGAGCACGTCTAGGCGGTCCAGTGCCAGCAGCTCAGACTCTGATGAGATGGACTATGATCTAGAACTGAAAATGATTTCCACTCCTTCACCAAAGAAGAGCATGAAAATGACTATGTATGCTGATGAAGTGGAATCTCAGTTGAAAAATattag aaactctatGAGGGCAGATACTATATCCACAAGCAATATCAAAAACCGAATTGGTAACAAATTGCTGCCTGAGAAATTTGCAGATGTCCGACATTTGTTAGATGAAAAACGTCAGCACACACGTCCGCGGCCACCAGGCAGCAGTGCTAAATCAG ataTACGCCAGCGATTAGGAAAAAGACCATATTCTCCGGAAAAGGCTTTTAGTAGTAACCCTGTTGTTCGGAGAGAGCCCTTTTCTGATGTACATAGTAGGCTAGGTGTTCCCAGGCAAGACATTAAAGGCCTCTACTCTGATACTCGGGAGAAGAAATCAGGTTG TTTATGGACTCGCTTAGGATCTGCACCCAAGAccaaagaaaagaacatgaagaAAGTGGATCCCAGGGCGCCTGGCACTGAGGAAGATGACTCTGAGCTGCAAAGGGCATGGGGGGCTCTGATtaaggagaaagaacagtctcGCCAAAAGAAGAGCCG CTGTTACCAGCACCCTTTTCCCAAGAAAAGTCAATTCCCAGGTGCTTATTGGACAGCCTTCGAGGGGGAAGATGAGGGAAGCTGCCAGCTCACCCTTCCAGGACCCTAG